The genomic interval AGCCGGTGGCGCGGTGCACCACGAAGCGGTCCAGCTCCACGAAGCTGCCCTCGTCCAGCAGCACGTCCAGCCGCTCGCGCGCGGTGAGCTTGCCGCGCTCGTGCTGCGCCTTGATCCGCTTTTCCCCGCCGCCCAGCTCCGCCTGCCTGCGCAGCTCATCGAGGTGCTCCAGCTTTTCCCGCATCGACATCGCGTGCCGCCCGTGCTCTCTCGTGGTAAGGATCCCGGAAAGGGCGGCAATCTACCACCTGCACGCGCCGCTCGCACGGGTGAGCGCAGAAACCAGGCGGGCGGGGCCGGCAGATCCCGGCCCCACCCGTTTTGTCCGCGTCGGTCGACGATGGGCTCTCAACGATTGCCGGAGCGAGCCTGGTTAGGCCGTGGCGCCCACGTTCCGCCCGCCATCTCACCTCCGGCGCTCGCAAGCCGCCGGTACACTCGCCGGGCTGATCAGCCCCAGCCGGAGTTGCACTGGACCGCTTCCCACTTGGTCGTCCCCGAGCCGCCGCTGTCCAGCACGGTGACGTACACATCGACCCAGGCGCCGCCGCCCCAGGGGGAGTAGGGGCATTGCACCATGGCGTAATCCCCCCATCCAGACCCGTTGATCCAGGTGAACTCGTACCCGCTGCCCGTTCCGCCTCCCGGATACGCGTAGCAATCCATGTAGCCCCAGAAGCCCGAGGGGTAGCAGTCGATGTCAGCGCTGACTGGCGTGGACGGCGGCGGGGGCCACGACTGCGGCGAGTACCCCGTCAGGGTCGAATTCACCAGGCGGTTGTTGGGCGCGCCCAAACCGGCGCCCGTCAGCCCGCTGGTGGACGCGGAGTTCACGATCGTCGCCACCACTGTGGCGGGCGCGGCGGTGGGATTGGTCTCCAGGTACAGCGCGGCCACGCCCGCCACGTGCGGCGACGCCATGGAGGTACCGTTGAGGGTGTTCGTCGCCGTGCTGCCGGTGTGCCAGGCCGAAAGGATGTTCGACCCCGGTGCGTACAGGTCTACGCAACGTCCGTAGTTGGAAAACCACGACCGCTCGTCCAACTGCGTGGAGGCGGCGACCGTCAGCGCCGCGGCAACGCGCGCGGGCGAGTAGTAGCAGGCATCTCCCCAATCGTTCGCCGCCGCGACGGCATACGTCACCCCCGCGTTGATGGAGTTGTCCATGGCGGCGTCGAGCGCGGTGTTGCCGCCCCCGCCCAGCGACATGTTGGCCACTGCCGGCTTCACGTGGTTCGCCGTCACCCAGTCCACCCCCGCGATGACGCCGCTCCACGTGCCGGAGCCGTTGCAGTCCAGCACGCGCACGGAGACTACGCTGGCGCTCTTGGCCACGCCGTAGGTGCTTCCGGCCGCGGTGCCGGCGACGTGCGTGCCGTGTCCGTGGCAGTCCGCCGCGCTGCCCCCGAACGCATCGTACCCGCCCGACGCACGGCCGCCGAAGTCCACGTGGTCGAAGCGGATCCCGGTGTCCAGCACGTAGATGCGCACGCCGGAACCGCGAAGCCGCGGAGGGCGCTCGTGTAGGTGTAGTGCAGCGCACCACCGTGAGCGGCCACCAGCTGCCGGGCCAGCTCCGGCGCGTCGGGCGTCCCGTCGCGGAACACGACGATGTAGCGGTCGCGGATACCCTGGCCGGGAGCCGCCGCCAGCAGTGGCGCAGCGGCTCCGCTGTTCGCCTGCGGAGTGGTGGGCGCATCGCTGCACCCGGCGGCCAGCACGCCCGCCAGGAGCACGGCGGGGAGAGAATGGATCGGGGGCCTCATGCCTGCCTTCCTTGTGTGTGATGGAAGAGAGAAGAGACGGTATCTTTATCTTTAGTGTCTGATATTAAATTTCGCAAGAGGGTTCAATGTGCGTTTCTGGGTGGGGAGAGGAGGTGCCGCGGAGCCCGGGAATGCGGCGACGCTGCTTCGAAATACCGGAACGGCGTGACAGATGGTGCACGGACAGAGGCATGGACCTGAATGCCGTTTCCTCGCTCGGCACGCTGCAAACGCGACGATGCAAGGGCTCAATGTGCTCTTTGGGGCCGGGATGGGCGCACACGAGAGAGGCGCAGCCCGTGATCCGGCTGCGCCCCTCCGACACCCCGGTTGAAATCGATGTCGTCCCGCCCGTTCGATCGCGGCGAATCAGCGGCGCGACTGGGCCAGGTCCGAGGCGGCGGGCTGGCACCACGGCCAGGGAGGGGTCGTCCGCGCGCGGGCGGCGGATGCGGTCCATCCGCGCATGCCGCCGTCTGTGCGCAGGCCCAGCGCGCGCGTCAGCCGCGCGGCCTTGCCACCCTCCCGTTCCAGCACGATCGTACGGGGGGCCGACGAGAGCGCACAGACGGACTGGCGCTGCTCGGGGGTCAGCACCTGCCGAACCGCTTCGGCGGCGCGACGGTTGTTCTCGGCGATGGCCGACAGCGCGGGCTTGGCCCCGGGGCGCAGCGCCAGCGCGAACGCCGGGGGGCGGTTTCCCCTGGCGACGCCCGCGCGCCGGTGCAGCTTGTCGTTCATCACGTCCCAGTCGCGGGCGATGGAATCCAGCGCAGCCACCTGCGCGGCCGAAAGCGACAGGCGCTCGCGCTCGCTCAACAGCGCCAGCACGGGCGGCACGTCGGCACGCGCGGGCGCGGCGCGGGGCGCGGGCTCGGGGGCGGGCGCCACCGCGGGAGCGGACGGCGCGCAGGCCGCGGCGGAGGCAGCGAGCAGAATCATCGACAACACAAGCGATTTCACGGGCTCCTCCTGTAGTCGAAGGGGTTCGGTGGACGTCGGCCGGGCTCCCCCGGCCCGCCGCGCGCGACTGCATCCGGCGGACCAGCAGTGTCGGCCAATTCGGCAGACTGGACGGGCACAGTTCTGCCGTGCCGGGTCCGGCGGCACGTCAACATCTACCTCCTCGCTCGTTACACCGATGCCGCGATTCCACGGCGTTCTGCTGCTCGCCCTGGCCCTGGCGGGGGCGCCGGCCTCGTCAGCCGCCCAGGCCGTCGCAGGCACCGTCGTGGACCGCTGGACGGGCGCGGCCGTCCCCGGGGCCGTCGTGGTGCTGCTGGACACGGCTGGCGGGCGCCACGACGCCACGGTCAGCGACGCGCAGGGGCGGTACACGGTTCGCGCATCGTCGGCGGGCGCGTTCCGGGTGCGGGCGGAGCGGGTGGGATACTCCACCGCGTCGTCGCCCGTGCTCGCGCTGAGCGCGGGGGAGCAGGCGACGCAGCCGCTCTCCATCGTGCCGTCGGTCGTCACACTGGACGCGGTCGTGGCGCGCGGCGTCCGTCGCCGGTGCACGGTGCGCCCGTCGAACGGAGTCCAGGCAGCCATCGTGTGGGACGAGGCGCGCAAGGCGCTGGAGGCCGCCGAGGTCGCGGCGCGGCGGCAGGCGTACCAATACCGCCTGCGCCGGTTCCGCCGCGTATTCAGCGCTCGGCGGCTCACGGTGCAGGACTCCTCGTCGGCCGTGGGAACGGACTTCAGCGGGCAGTCCTTCCGCTCGCCGCCGCAGGATCGTCTCGTTGCGTACGGCTACGTGGAGCCGGAGGGTGACTCCCTCGCCTTCCACGCGCCCGACGCGCCGACCCTGCTTTCGGATGCGTTTCTGGACCATCACTGCTTCAGCTTTCGCGAGGGCCGGCGAGAGAACGCGGGCCTGGTGGGGCTGGACTTCGCCCCCCTGCGAACCCGCCGCCTCCCGGAAGTGCGCGGGACGCTCTGGCTCGATGGGAAGACGGGGCACCTGCGCTTCGTGGAGTACACCTATGTCAACCTGCCGTACGAACGCACGGGGGCCCCGCTGGGCGGGCGCATCGAGTTCGCCCAGGTGGCCGGCGGGGGGTGGATCGTGAGCCGCTGGACGATGCGCATGCCTGGGATGGTGGTCCGGCCTCGTGGCCTGAAGCCGGTGGTGATCGGTCTGGTGGAAACGGGCGGCGAGGTGGTGGACGTCCGCACGGCCACCGGCGAACCGGTCAGCATCCAACCGTAGCAGACTTGATCGCGGCCATGCTTGCAGCGACGGCCGGGGCGGATGATCTTCCGCTCCGGCCGCCGTTCGCCCGTTTCCGCCCTGCCCCATCTCGCAGATGATGCTTCTCGCGCTCCGCCTCGCCGTTCCGCTGCTCGCGGCCGTCGTCACCGCCGCGGACGCCGTGGGCCAGTCCCCCGCCCCGCGGCCCCGGGCGCGCGACGCGGGCGTGGCCATCGGCATCCTGCCGCCGGGCCCGCTGAACGCCATCACCGACGTGGCCGGCGTGCGCGTGGGCCAAGTGACGGTGGTGGAAGGCGACTCCGTCCGCACCGGCGTTACCGCCATCCTGCCGCACGGGGGCAACCTGTTCCGCGAGCGGGTGCCCGCCGCCATCCACGTAGGCAACGGTTTCGGCAAGCTGCTGGGCGTGACGCAGGTGCGCGAGTTGGGGGAGATGGAAACGCCCATCCTGCTCACCTGCACCCTGTGCGTGTGGAACGCCGCGGACGCGATGGCGGGGTGGATGCTGCGGCAGCCGGGGATGGCGGAGGTGCGCTCCATCAACCCCGTCGTGGGCGAGACGAACGACGGGATGCTGAACGACATCCGCAGCCGTCCCGTCCACGCGGAGCACGTGGTCCGCGCGCTGGAGACGGCCTCGGACGGCCGGGTGCGCGAGGGGGCGGTAGGCGCGGGGACGGGAACGGTGGCGTTCGGGTGGAAGGGCGGCATCGGCACCAGCTCTCGCGCGCTGCCGTCGACCCTCGGTGGATACACCGTGGGCGTGCTGGTGCAGAGCAACTTCGGCGGCGTGCTGTCGATCAATGGCGCGCCGGTGGGACGCGAGCTGGGGCGATACGCCTTTCAGCGAGAGCTGGGCGCCGACGCGCGGGGGCCGCAGGACCGCGGGGACGGAAGCATCATGATCGTGGTGGCGACGGACGCGCCGCTGAGCGCGCGCAGCCTGGAGCGGCTGGCGTCGCGCGCCATCGTGGGGCTGGGGCGGACCGGCGCGTCGATGACCAACGGCTCGGGCGACTACGGGATCGCGTTCTCCACCGCGGCCGAGGTGCGCCGGCAGTTCGGGGCGCGCGCGCCGGCACCGATGGCGGATCTGCCGAACGACGCGATGTCACCGCTCTTCCAGGCCGTCGCCGAAGCCACGGAAGAGGCCATCATCAACTCCCTCTTCGCCGCCGAGACCACGACCGGGAGCGGAGCCACCGTGGAGGCGCTGCCGCTGGACCGGGTGATGGAGATCCTGCGGCGGTACAACGCGCTGGGTTGGGATCGGAGGCTGGGGCACTGAGGGGGAGTGCGGGTTCCCCGCTGCGGGCGCATGCCTTGGATGGGCCTGGGGGGTTGGGTGCGTTTCAATTTGGGCCGGCGCATGCCTCGGCTGCCCTCTCCCCCGGCCCCTCTCCCGCAAGCGGGAGAGGGGAGAATTCGCTCGCGCTTCGACGGGTGCGGCGTGCACGGCGGACCGGGCGCGCCACACCGCCCCAGGAATTCACAAAAGCCGCCAGTCCACGAAGGTGGACTTCGTGTGGTTGTTGCAGCGAATTCATTCGCCCTCGCAGCCTCGGGCCTTGGAAATGTCCCGGAGCGCACGAGAGACTTGCGGACCCGTATCCATCCGTTTCAATATCGGGAAGTCTGCTCCTGCTGCCGCCCAGCCCCCCCACTCCCGCACCAGCCGCCCGATGGACGCAAAGGACGCCTCCGAGCTGATCAGCGAACTCCGCGAAGACCGCGAGGAAGCCGAGCACGACGAGAAGTTCCGCTCCCGCGCCGCGCTCGTCATCGCCTTCATGGCCATGCTGCTGGCCATCGGCAGCCTGGGGGGCGGGAACGTGGCAGAAGACATGATCCACAGCAACATCAAGGCGAGCGACACCTGGGCCTTCTTTCAGGCCAAGAACGTCCGCCAGACGCAGTACAGGCTCACCGCCGATCAGCTCACCGCCCGCCTGGCAGACCCGTCCCTGGACGCCGCCGAACGGAGCGCGCTGGAATCGCAGGTGACGAAGTACAAGGAGACGATCGCGCGCTACGACGACGAGCCCGATCCCGCGGCACCTCAGGACACGCTTCGCGGCGAGGGAAAGAAGCAGCTTTCCGCGCAGGCCCGCAGCTACGAGCGGCTGCGCGAGCGGGCGAGCGCGCAGGACGCCAACTTCGACTTCTCCGAGGTCGCGTTCCAGCTGGCGCTGGTGCTGGGATCGGTCGCCATCCTGGCCGTCTCGCGCCCCGTCCTGGGCATCGCCATCGGCTTGGGCGTGCTGGGCACCCTCCTGATGATCAACGGCTTCATGCTGCTCTTTCCGCTGCCGCTCTAACCGCGTGCTAACTTCGGCACTCTCGCTCTTTCACGCATCTGCGTATATCATTCGGTTCCTGCCGGACCCCTCTCCTCGCGATTCAGACCCGGAGAAGCGCATGCGCACAATTCTCGTAAGCTTTGCCCTGCTGGCGGCCGTGCCCGCCTGCGCCCAGCACCAGCACGGCGGCGCCCAGCCTGCCCAGCCCGCCCAGCCTGCGCAGCCCGCAGCGGGCCAAGCGCAGGGGCACGGTGCCGGACACGCCCATGGCGCCGGGCATGCCCACGGCGGCGGGCACTCGCACGCGATACCGCAGGGCTGGACGGTGCGCCTGGACCGCGCCAACGCCGACGCGGCGCAGGTGATGTTCATGGAGATGGACGGTGGGCTGCACGCGGAGCTCGGGCCGGCGGGCATCTTCTACAACCCCGCGAACTCGCCCAGCGGCGCGTACCGCATGGCGGCCAGCTTCACGCAGAACAAGCTGTCGGCGCATCCCGAGGGCTACGGGCTGATGATCGGCGGGCGCAACCTGGCGGCCGACAACCTGGACTACGCCTACTTCCTGGTGCGCCAGGACGGCAAGTTCACCATCAAGCACCGCGCCGGCACCGAGGTGCACACCCTGACCGACTGGACGGAGCACGCCGCGGTCGCCCGCCCCGACGCACAGGGCCGCGCCACCAACGCGCTGGCTGTGGAGACGGGGAGCTTCGGGACGCGGTTCCTGATCAACGGCCAGGTGGTCGGCACCCTCGGCCCGCAGCTGAACACCGCCGGCGTCGCCGGCCTGCGGCTGAACCACAACATCGACGTGATGGTGCGCGGCTTCGGCGTGACGCCAGCCGCTCAGTAAGCACCCTCGGCAGCATGACGATCGGCCGCCCGGCACTCCGCCGGGCGGCCGATTCTCGTTTTTCGATGGAGCGCGACGTGCCGCCGTCTACCGCGCTGGCGGCGCGGTCCGAGGCGCCACCAGGATGCCGAGCGGAACGCGCCGCCAGCCAGGGTACCGCAACGCCCGCCCCCGCGCCGGCCGAACCAGCAGCTGGGCGCTGATGCCGCCGTCCAGCAGCACCGCGCGGCGGCATCCCAGCGCGCCCATCAATCCCGCCATCTCGGGGACGGTAAATCCCAGCGGCGCGGTAGACAGGGCGCCGCCCAGGCCGTCGAAGCGCGTCAGCGCCACCAGCACCCGCCCGTCGCGCAGCTCGCCGATGGCAAGCCGTCCGTCGCGGTGCCCCAGGTCGATATCCCGCGCGCCGGGGCGAAGCGCGGAGGGCACCTGGCCCTCGTTCACCAGGAGCGCGGGATACGACTGGATGGCCCACGCCACCCCGCCCGCGCGCCGCGCCGCGCCGATGCTGTCGGCGCCGACGAAGCGGATTCGCCCCGCCGCGTCGGCCACCACGGCCATGGAAAGCGGGCCGGTGCCGGGGGCGCGCACCTCGCGGCCGTCGCGCACCGTCCATCCCCACGGCGTTCCGCCACTGAACTGTCCAGCGTTGAAGGCCACCACCGCGCCGGACCCGGCGCTGTCCACCGTCCACGCGCCCGCCATCCCGTCCGCCACCCGCGCCTCGTCCAGCGCCAGCCGATGAAGCCGCGGGTCGATGCGAACCAGCACCACGCGCACCCGCCACGCTTCGCCGCTGCCCGCCACGCGGATCTCCCCGGTCTCCACCCCGGGCCGCACCGTGCGCCAGCGGACCTCGCGAGTGACGGAGGGGAGCGGGCCGGTCCAGCGCGCCGGGGCCGTGTCGCCGCGCCAGAAACCCCGCCATCCCGCCTCAGTGCCAATGGAGAGGCCCTGCGCCCCCGCGGGCGCGGCGGCGGCCGCCATGGCCACCGCCGCGCCCGCAATCAGGCTACGATTGAAGCTGTTCCGCATACCGGCGCAGCTCGTCCGCCCGGCGTGCCAGCACCTCGCCTTCGGAGGTGGTGAAGTTGCCCTGGCGCCCGCCGGAGAGCACCCAGGGGGCAATGCGCTCGCGCAGCACGGCGAGCTGGCGGATGGTAAAGCTGCCCGCGTCGGCGGCGATGCCCGCGATATGGTCCGAGTTGTCCAGGCGGCGCAGCGTTTCGTAGGCCTGCGCCGGCCGCTCGCCGCATTGCGACGGGCCGCCGCGCTGCACGGTCATCACCGAGTCCATCAGCCGGTAGTAGGTAACCGTGTCGCCGCGCATCATGGCCTGCGAGAGGCGCATGGCCAGCTCGGGGCCGGCGTTGGCGGCCAGGTCGGCGCCCCGGGCGTCGCGTGCTTCGTTCTCGCGCTGCTGGCAGCGCTCGTAGCGTTCCACCTGGGCGCGCAGCTCGCCGGCCCGGGAGCGCTCGCCGGCTACGCGGGTGCGCTCCGTGGATTCGGCGTTCAGGGAGGCGATGAAGCGCTCCAGCACGGGCGCGGTCACTTCCAGGGTATGCTCGTCGAACGTGGGCGCCCGGGTGGCCGGCGCCGGGGTTGCGGCCGGCGTGGCGGCCTGGGTGGCGGCACCGGCCGCCGCGGAGCCCACTACGCGGCCGGCTCCCCGGCGGATCATGCCGCCGAGCTGCGCCTGGGCGGGCACGTCGGCCAGCGCGCCGATGGCGGCCAGGGTCAATGCGGCGGCGCGAAGATATGAACGCATGGCTGTTTCGCCTCGTGTCGTGACGTGGATGGATCTCCCGGCCTTTCGCCGGACACGCACAAGTTGCGGTGGAACGCGAAACGGCGCGTGGGTCGATTGCCCTAGGCCTCACCCACCCGCACGCCGCACCAGCCGAAGCACGCCTGTCATCCCCTATGGAGCGACCCCAAACAACCTGCCCATCGACCCACTCCGCAGCCCTGGATGACGGCCGTGGCCCCGGCACGGGCGAATGAATTTGAATTCGCTGCAACAAATACACGAAGTCCGCCTTCGCGGACTGGCCTGTTCTCGTGTGGCGCAGAGTGTTTGGCGCGCCCTCAATGTGTGGCGGATCCCACCGTCGCTTGAGCCGGGCCGAGGTCCGGGCTTTCGTGTCGCTGCCGCGCCCAGGCGAGTTCGTGGTTCAGGCTGGATCCGTCAGTCGCGCCTGGCTGCGCTGACCGGGCCGGTGCGGCGGGTTGCTCCTTCAGGATGACAAACCAGGACGCGCCGAGGCTTGGAGGCGTGAGGCTTCCACATGCCCTGAGGGCCGGTTTCCTCATGGCGTCCCGGAGCGCGCCTGTCATCCCGATGGAGCGACCCCATAGAACCTGCCCATCAA from Longimicrobium sp. carries:
- a CDS encoding S8 family peptidase, producing the protein MRIYVLDTGIRFDHVDFGGRASGGYDAFGGSAADCHGHGTHVAGTAAGSTYGVAKSASVVSVRVLDCNGSGTWSGVIAGVDWVTANHVKPAVANMSLGGGGNTALDAAMDNSINAGVTYAVAAANDWGDACYYSPARVAAALTVAASTQLDERSWFSNYGRCVDLYAPGSNILSAWHTGSTATNTLNGTSMASPHVAGVAALYLETNPTAAPATVVATIVNSASTSGLTGAGLGAPNNRLVNSTLTGYSPQSWPPPPSTPVSADIDCYPSGFWGYMDCYAYPGGGTGSGYEFTWINGSGWGDYAMVQCPYSPWGGGAWVDVYVTVLDSGGSGTTKWEAVQCNSGWG
- a CDS encoding carboxypeptidase-like regulatory domain-containing protein, which translates into the protein MPRFHGVLLLALALAGAPASSAAQAVAGTVVDRWTGAAVPGAVVVLLDTAGGRHDATVSDAQGRYTVRASSAGAFRVRAERVGYSTASSPVLALSAGEQATQPLSIVPSVVTLDAVVARGVRRRCTVRPSNGVQAAIVWDEARKALEAAEVAARRQAYQYRLRRFRRVFSARRLTVQDSSSAVGTDFSGQSFRSPPQDRLVAYGYVEPEGDSLAFHAPDAPTLLSDAFLDHHCFSFREGRRENAGLVGLDFAPLRTRRLPEVRGTLWLDGKTGHLRFVEYTYVNLPYERTGAPLGGRIEFAQVAGGGWIVSRWTMRMPGMVVRPRGLKPVVIGLVETGGEVVDVRTATGEPVSIQP
- a CDS encoding P1 family peptidase; the protein is MLLALRLAVPLLAAVVTAADAVGQSPAPRPRARDAGVAIGILPPGPLNAITDVAGVRVGQVTVVEGDSVRTGVTAILPHGGNLFRERVPAAIHVGNGFGKLLGVTQVRELGEMETPILLTCTLCVWNAADAMAGWMLRQPGMAEVRSINPVVGETNDGMLNDIRSRPVHAEHVVRALETASDGRVREGAVGAGTGTVAFGWKGGIGTSSRALPSTLGGYTVGVLVQSNFGGVLSINGAPVGRELGRYAFQRELGADARGPQDRGDGSIMIVVATDAPLSARSLERLASRAIVGLGRTGASMTNGSGDYGIAFSTAAEVRRQFGARAPAPMADLPNDAMSPLFQAVAEATEEAIINSLFAAETTTGSGATVEALPLDRVMEILRRYNALGWDRRLGH
- a CDS encoding DUF4337 domain-containing protein; translated protein: MDAKDASELISELREDREEAEHDEKFRSRAALVIAFMAMLLAIGSLGGGNVAEDMIHSNIKASDTWAFFQAKNVRQTQYRLTADQLTARLADPSLDAAERSALESQVTKYKETIARYDDEPDPAAPQDTLRGEGKKQLSAQARSYERLRERASAQDANFDFSEVAFQLALVLGSVAILAVSRPVLGIAIGLGVLGTLLMINGFMLLFPLPL
- a CDS encoding phosphodiester glycosidase family protein — encoded protein: MRNSFNRSLIAGAAVAMAAAAAPAGAQGLSIGTEAGWRGFWRGDTAPARWTGPLPSVTREVRWRTVRPGVETGEIRVAGSGEAWRVRVVLVRIDPRLHRLALDEARVADGMAGAWTVDSAGSGAVVAFNAGQFSGGTPWGWTVRDGREVRAPGTGPLSMAVVADAAGRIRFVGADSIGAARRAGGVAWAIQSYPALLVNEGQVPSALRPGARDIDLGHRDGRLAIGELRDGRVLVALTRFDGLGGALSTAPLGFTVPEMAGLMGALGCRRAVLLDGGISAQLLVRPARGRALRYPGWRRVPLGILVAPRTAPPAR